TCGCAAAGACGCAAGCTTGAGAAAGCGGAACTGGACAGAGTTCGCGGTTCCCAGTCCCGGGTGCACCCAAGCGATCGCGAAGAGCTAGAAGGGCACCAGATGGACCAAGACCGTTCCCTGTTCGGGCGTCTTCAACAGACTATTGTCACACGCACGGATTGCCCTCGTGAATTTCCTTTCTTGTCCATAATCCTGAACTactattgccaagactgaGCGCGTGGTGAACGTCGACTGAACCGCCATTGCCAAGACTGAGCGATGGGTGAGCTTTGCCTGAGCCTGTGGCGCAGTCGTCAAAGCCCATTTTTGGGCCTTCGGCTAGAATTTCCTCAATCAAAAACGGGCATGTCCAGAAACTGGGTACGGCTTGGCCCAATTTCGGCCTGTCCGTGTTCCAAGTTCTATTCTTTGGCATCCTAGTTTCGGACCTTCCAATATTCTAGGCATCCCAGAACTTGACATTATGTCGATGAAAGGTCCAAATTAAGCAgcgatttgtttttttcgacTCGCGTGACTTATCAATAAGTTGTCTTTCAATTATCTGGCCACCTTTTCGGCCCAGTATCGTTTCGAAGTTTGTGTAAAACTCCATTTTATACTGTATGTAGACTTCATCAGAGGTCGATAAAATCAGTGAGGCTTTGAAATGACTACAAAAGCCCTGTTCCCTCATAGCAATCTCTTTTTGGATTCGTTACCTCACCAACGCTGGTGATACCAAACGACCTACATTCGGAGCGCTCAAGTTTCGCGGACCACTCATACTTGGGATCGTACTATTTTCCGAGACGACATCCTCATCATTGCGGGCGTCAAGGATGATGCGCTAATAATAACTTTTGGTACTGTTGGGATCGAACCGCTACTTTTTGATAAGTGGATGGAAGGAGTTGAATTACTTACTTCCGCTAGAGAGTGGAACGTCACCGGGTTTGATGGTTTCGTTCACATCGTCGGACAGACTATCATGTTCAGAAGTGGCAAAAATATAGACAAGGCGCTTTCCTTGCTTGGTTGCTTTGGTTTTGTGGATAATATGATCTCGGAAGGAATCTACGTGTGTCAGCCGCGCGATGGGTATTTGCGACCGCATGACTTTGTGGATTGTGTTCAGGCCTGGCGGTCTAGAAGCCAATGGCGAGCTGGTTGTTGCCGTTTGTAAGGGTCTGTCTGGTTTTGATTCTGTTAGTGAACAACTATGAGCAAGGATGTACAGGCGCACCTCAGAAATCAACTACCTTCTGTTTTGTGGCGCTTACAGTATCATACGAGCAGTCGTAAAAAAATTTATTGATTCATTCTGTGTCGTCCGCATGATTTGTTCATCACCTTGCTTGCAAAATCACATAAGTAGCTAGTCATTGTCGTTAATTCCAATTATGCCCACTTAGTGACAGcaactttctttcttttgaaAGAACGTATCTTGCCTTCATCCCACGTCGGAGCAATGGCACAATAACGGCTGATAAACTCCCGTTTTCAACGTTCATTACTTCTTGAACTTCGGAGCTAAGTTTGTGTCGCCAGTTGCACTAGGCATTGCATCGGGAACTTGTGGATTGCTTCGGAGTCCTCGTTATTTTGGCAAACACGTACGAAAAAATACTCTCGCAATAGTAAAAGTTCTGCCTCATAGGTATTTGAATGCTGCCCCCGGCTTGTTACACTAACTGAGTAAAGAACCCAAGCTAAGGAGAAGTCTCTCGCAGAGAATGGCTTCCAATCATTTCTGGGAGACAAACTTAGGCCCTGACGGCAAGCGCCCCCTCCCCCCGAAAACTGCTGCTGGCCAGAGTCACCAAGCGGACTAAGTGACAAAATTGGCtgtgtagtagtagtagtagtattattatttaacgccgggctcggcccggctcattagccggccgttagcaacctcccgaggggtatctcggccgcgctttctattttctctatttacacagcggaaaacaagggcatagaagcgaatcgagcctgaccgggttcgtgcccggtcctgcttacaggtttgttcactgacgcgaccccgtgccttcaggcgcacggagggttcgtctgacggcagttgacggctcttcatcgagaggggcctgtgtccaaacagcggagctgtcggtcgtttgtagccatggagacgaagttcccaacaagtgtgggctcgacggcacaggcgggtggttgttgtcgatagccagccgggttatccttgccacggtaagcggggaggaggtggagggagcaggattcgaacctacgttactcaagtaacagccatggcgcttaaccactgcgccattcccccctgaGCTCCAAGGGAAGATTTACCACTTATTATACACTTGTGCCTTGTAAAAATTCTACTTTTAACAGTGTATCAATCTTGCTTCGTAAAATCATCCAAACAAGGTTGCATTGGGCGCTTCGGCCGGCGCTAAATCACTGCATCAACTAACCCTTCTTGCTATTGGCATTCGTTATTCACTTCGCATACAGTTGCACACATATTGGATGTCTCCACAAGTGGATCTGCCGAGCTTTGGGCGGCTACAGCAGCAAAAGAGTGGAGGCCGTTCAAGATGGCGGCTAATTGCCGTTGATGCCTAAAGCGAAAAGATCGACTAGCACTGTGAGCCCCAAATTTTTCAAGGTTTTCCATATCGTCCTGCCGAACGCTGTCACTATCACGCGTTACTTCGAATTATTGAAATTCTCGCGGAATTGCTTACAATTCCTGAGCTAGGAGCTTACCGGCAGTGTTATAAATGTTTTGGTTATTTCGTCAAGTCTCGGCATCTGTCAAAGCTGCTCCATGTTTACGTTTGTCGCGACCTTTCCCAATCCTGCACACCAAACAATCCGACTTCCTCAGGCAGCGTTGTTACAGCACGTCATCACAACCAGCCGAGTACCAACTAATTGAAGACGTGGAGAGCCTATGGGAATATCGACCTGGCGGCTACCATCCCACCCATATTGACGACTGCCTTAACAGCCGATATCAGATTGTACATAAACTTGGTCATGGCGCATTCTCCACTGCATGGCTTGCTATTGACAAGACAACGTCTAGATATATAGCCGTGAAGATCGGAATCGCAGATGCGGACCACACCGAAATCGAAACGCTCTCTCGCATTCATAAAAGCATAGCTGGCCGCAACGACAGGCAGGACTCCTTGATTGCTCCTATTTGGGACTTCTTCCATCATCGTGGTCCCAATGGAACTCATCCGTGTCTAGTGACTCTTCCGGCACTTTGCAGCTTGCGAGATGCAAAAGAAGCTTCTGATAATGGTTTGCTTCAACTTGAAGCCGCCAGATCTTTAGCTGCGCAGCTTGTAATGGCAGTGGCCCAGTTTCATTCCTCGGGCTATGCCCATGGTGGTAAGGAGCATGCTTGGTGAAAATATTTGGAAACCCATGCAAATATGCAGCCAACTAACCAGTGCATAACACTAGATCTTCACCTCGGGAACCTTCTCTTGAAACTCCCTGAATCCCTCGACAGGATGCCGataaacaaactatatgaaCAGTATGGAGAACCGAACCGGGAGCCAGTAGTTCGTCTTGATGACCCGACAGCACCCAAGGACCCTGGAATTCCGTCTTATGTGGTGCCTCCTGTATGGCTGGGCGTTTCGAGTGATGATGTTACCCCGGAAATAGCAAAATTGCTACTTACCGACTTTGGCGTGGCCTTTCGGCCCGATGAAGCGTCTCGGTTTAAGTCCAATGCGCCCAT
This DNA window, taken from Pyricularia oryzae 70-15 chromosome 6, whole genome shotgun sequence, encodes the following:
- a CDS encoding CMGC/SRPK protein kinase, with amino-acid sequence MFWLFRQVSASVKAAPCLRLSRPFPILHTKQSDFLRQRCYSTSSQPAEYQLIEDVESLWEYRPGGYHPTHIDDCLNSRYQIVHKLGHGAFSTAWLAIDKTTSRYIAVKIGIADADHTEIETLSRIHKSIAGRNDRQDSLIAPIWDFFHHRGPNGTHPCLVTLPALCSLRDAKEASDNGLLQLEAARSLAAQLVMAVAQFHSSGYAHGDLHLGNLLLKLPESLDRMPINKLYEQYGEPNREPVVRLDDPTAPKDPGIPSYVVPPVWLGVSSDDVTPEIAKLLLTDFGVAFRPDEASRFKSNAPITIRPPEAFLEPTKPLTFGSDIWSLGCVIFELFAHRTLIDGYFLPTQDYITAQQVQLQGPMPLEWWRAWDERSEWYDEAGRSLSPESSLWPWERRFDQWVQDPRLREGMELVSKNEMEALLVLLKWMLAWKPSQRPDITQVLAADWMTMWALPAYQSRGGRDDH